A region of the Agrobacterium sp. RAC06 genome:
TATGCGCCGCTCGCCTTTCCGGCGGGCATGCTGATCCTGTTCTTCGTCGTGCCCTTCGCGACGATGATCGCCGTCTCCTTCTTCAAGCGGGATCCGACCGGCTTCTATTCGCCCGATTTTGTCTTCGACAATTACGCCCGTTTCCTGTCGTTCTTCTTTGGGGGCGTGCTCAGCTTCTCGCTGATGCTGGCGATCGTAGTAGCCGTCGTCTGCGTGACGCTGGCGCTACCCTTCACCTATCTGCTCGCCCGCATGTCGCGCAAAGCACAGGTGCTGTGGCTCGTGGCGCTCCTCTCCATCCTGTCGCTTTCGGAGGTGATCATCGGTTTTGCGTGGTCGACACTGCTTTCGCGCACGGCCGGCATCACCAATCTGCTTGTGATGGTCGGCTTGATGGAAAGCTCCGTGGCATTGATGCCGAATTTCGGCGCGGTGCTGACGGGCATGACCTATCAGGCGCTGCCCTATACGGTCCTCGTGCTCTATCCCGCTCTCGTCAGGCTGGACCCCACACTGACGGAAGCGGCGCGCACGCTTGGTGCCTCGCCGCTCCGCGCCTTCTTCACGGTGGTCGTGCCGGCATTGCGCAACACGCTGATTGCAACGCTGATCATGGTCTTCATCTTCGCGCTCGGCTCCTATCTCCTGCCGCAGATCCTCGGCCGTCCTTCGCATTGGACGCTGTCGGTGCTGATTACCGATCAGGCGATCTACCAGTCCAACATGCCGTTTGCGGCGGCGATGGCGGTGTTCCTCGTGCTCGTCACGCTGGGCATGGTGGCGCTCACGCTGCTCATCGGTCGAAAGGGAGAGGCGGCATGAACAAGGCTCTGACCCGTCTCTACTTCACACTGATCGGCATCTTTCTGGCGGCCCCCATCGTCGTGGTTGCTGGCGTTTCGGTGAATGCCAAGCAGAGCCTCAACTTCCCGCCGCAGGGATTTTCGCTCTCGTGGTATGGCGCGATCTTTACCGATCCCGGCTGGCGTGCGGCTTTGTTCGCCTCGGTCATCCTGGCGCTTTGCGCGGCGGCTCTTGCGGTCGCGATTGCACTGCCGCTTGCGTGGTTCCTCTGGCGGCGCCTTGCGCCCTGGGCGCAGGTCTTCCAGCTGCTCGGCATCGCGCCGTTCACCCTGCCGCCTGTTATCACGGCGCTCGGACTTCTCACCTTCTGGGCGGCAACCGGTTTCTATGGCCAGCCCTGGACGGCCGTCATCAGCCACGCGATCTTCTTCGTGACGCTGCCCCTGGTGACGCTGTCGCTCGGGTTCTCGGCGATCGATCGCTCACTGGTCGAGGCTGCCGCCACCATGGGCGCCGACGACCGGACCATCTTCCGCACCGTCGTGCTGCCGCTGATCGCGCCCTATCTCGTCTCCGGCTATGCCTTCGCTTTCGTCCTCTCGCTCAACGAATACATCGTCGCCTATATGACGGTCGGTTTCGTGATGGAGACGCTGCCGATCAAGATCTTCAACGCGCTGCGCTACGGCTACACGCCGGTCATGGCTTCGGTAACGATCCTGTTCGTGGCGGTCGCGGCCATCATCTTCGGCCTCGTCGCCCGCTTCGGCGACCTGCCGAAACTGCTCGGGGCGAATGCGGACGATCGCAGCTGATGGACTGGTGTCAGCGGTGATCCTCCAGGATCATCGCAGCCGCCTTTTCGGCGATCATCAGGGTCGGAGAACTGGTATTGCCCGAGGTGATCGTCGGCATGACCGAGGCGTCGGCAATGCGCAGGCCCTTCAGTGCGCGTAGCCTCAGGCGCGGGTCCACCACGCTGTCAGGGTCCGCACCCATGCGGCAGGTGCCTACAGGGTGGAAGATCGTCGTGCCGATATCGCCCGCAGCCTTTTCCAGATCTGCATCACTTTCGAGCGCCGGTCCTGGGCGGTACTCCTCGGGACGATAGCGGGCGAAGGCTGGTTGAGCGGCGATCTGGCGGGTAAGCCGGATCGAGCGGACTGCGACATCCCGGTCACCTGCCGTGGACAGATAGTTCGGCGCGATCTTCGGCTGGGCGGCGAAGTCGGGACCAGCAATATGAACCGAGCCGCGGCTTTCGGGTCTGAGATTGCAGACACTCGCCGTCATCGCCGGGAAGGGGTGGACGGGATCGCCGAACTTGTCGAGCGACACCGGCTGGACATGGTATTCTAGGTCGGCGGTCTCCTTGTCCGGGCCCGAACGGGTGAAGATGCCGAGCTGGCTCGGGGCCATCGACATCGGCCCTGAACGGCGCAGCGCATATTCCAGGCCGATCATCGCCTTGCCGTAGAGGCTGGAGGCGCGTTCGTTGAGGGTCGGCACGCCGGTTACCTTGAAGACGAGGCGGAGCTGCAGATGGTCTTGCAGGTTTTCACCGACAGCCGGGACCTCGCGAACAGTCTCGATGCCGGCATTCTGCAAGACCTCACCGCGGCCGATGCCGGAGAGTTCCAGGATCTGCGGAGAGCCGATGGCGCCGGCGGACAGTACCACCTCGCGGCGGGCGGCAAAGCGCTTCAACTCGCCGTCGTGATGCACCTCGGCGCCGGTCACGCGGTCGCCCTCGATCGTCAGCCGCTTCACATGAGCGCGGGTGAGGATCGTCAGGTTCTTGCGGTGCCGGATCGGTTTCAGAAAAGCCTTTGCCGTGTTCCAGCGAATGCCGGAGCGCTGGTTCACCTCGAAGAAGCCGGAGCCTTCGTTGTCGCCACGATTGAAATCATCGGTTTCCGGAATGCCCGCCTGCTTGGCTGCCTCGCGAAACGCTTCCAGTACGTCCCAGCGGAGACGGGCCTTCTCCACGCGCCATTCGCCGCCGGCGCCATGTTTGTCGTCGGCACCCTTGTGAAAGTCCTCGGTCCTTTTAAACAGGGGCAGGACGTCATCCCAGCCCCAGCCTTCGCAGCCCATCTGGCGCCACTGGTCGTAGTCGCGGGCCTGGCCGCGCATATAGATCATACCGTTGATCGAGGAGCAGCCGCCCAGCACCTTACCACGAGGATAGCCGATCGCGCGACCGTTCAGCCCTGGCTCGGCTTGCGTCTTGAAGCACCAGTCGGTGCGCGGATTGTTGATGCAGTAGAGATAACCGACCGGGATGTGGATCCAGTGATAGTTGTCGCTGCCGCCGGCTTCGAGCAACAATACGCGCCTGGACGGATCGGCGGAGAGCCGGTTGGCCAGCAGGCAGCCGGCAGTACCGGCCCCGATGATGATGTAATCGTAGCTTTCCATGCTCCTCCCCGAGCGCTGCCTGCGTCTCAACTGTTTCGCAGGCGACCCTCCAGCAGGTCAAGCACGGAGCGGGCGGCATCCATGACATTCGTGCCCGGACCGAAGACGGCGGAGACACCGTGCTCCAGCAGGAAGTCGTAGTCCTGGCGCGGAATGACTCCGCCGACGACGACGATGACATCATTGGCCCCCTTGGCCTTCAACGCCTCGACCAGCTGCGGGGCGAGCGTCTTGTGGCCGGCGGCTAGCGAGGACAGTCCAACCACGTGCACCCTGTTGGCGACGGCCAAGTCTGCTGCCTCGTCCGGCGTCTGGAAGAGTGGTCCTGCCACGACATCGAAGCCGATATCGCCAAAGGCGGATGCAATCACCTTGGCGCCGCGATCATGGCCATCCTGGCCGAGCTTGGCGATCAGGATACGCGGCTTGGACGCGGCCTTGCCGTAATCCTTGAGGCGGGTCGACAGCGTCTCCATTTCCGGATCGCCTTCATAGGCCTTGCCGTAGATGTCATGCACGACTTCGGGCACGGCAACGTGATCGCCGAAGACGGCGCGCATGGCATCCGAGATCTCACCGACGGTGGCGCGGGCGCGGGCGGCGTCGACGGCGGCTTCGAGGATGTTGCCCTGGCCCGAGCGTGCCACGTCCGTCAGGCGTGCCAGCGTTTCGCTGACCCGCTTCGGATCGCGCTGCCGGCGTGTCTGCTCGATACGCTTGATCTGCGACAGGCGGACAGCTGTGTTGTCGATCTGCAGAATGTCGATCGGTTCCTCGTTTTCGAGGCGGTATTTATTGACGCCGACGATAACCTCTTCGGCCCGGTCGACAGCAGCCTGACGACGGGTCGCCGCCTCCTCGATCAGGCGCTTCGGCAAGCCGTCATCGACGGCCTTGGTCATGCCGCCGAGACGCTCGATCTCCTCGATCAGAGCCCAGGCCTTTTCCGCCATCTCGTTGGTCAGGCTCTCGACATAATAGGAGCCGGCGAGGGGATCGACGACCTTGGTGACACCGGTCTCGTGCTGCAGGATCAGCTGGGTATTGCGGGCAATGCGGGCGGAAAATTCCGTCGGCAGCGCAATCGCCTCGTCAAAGGAGTTTGTGTGCAGCGACTGGGTGCCGCCAAGCACGGCGGACATCGCTTCAAACGCGGTGCGGACGATGTTGTTATAGGGATCCTGTTCGGCCAGCGACACGCCCGAGGTCTGGCAATGGGTGCGCAGCATCAGGCTCGACGCCTTCTTCGGCTCGAATTCCTGCATGATGCGGGTCCAGAGCAGGCGGGCGGCGCGGAGTTTCGCGGCCTCCATGAAGAAGTTCATGCCGATGGCAAAGAAGAAGGAGAGGCGGCCGGCGAATTCGTCGACATTCAGGCCCTTGGCGATGGCGGCGCGGACATATTCGCGCCCGTCGGCCAGCGTGAAGGCAAGCTCCTGCACCAGCGTCGCGCCCGCCTCCTGCATGTGATAGCCGGAGATCGAGATCGAGTTGAACTTCGGCATCTCCTTCGCCGTGTATTCGATGATGTCGGCGATGATCCGCATCGAGGGTTCGGGCGGATAGATATAGGTGTTGCGGACCATGAACTCCTTGAGGATGTCGTTCTGGATGGTGCCGGACAGCTTGTCGCGCGAGACACCCTGTTCCTCGCCGGTGACGATGAAATTGGCGAGGATTGGGATGACGGCGCCATTCATGGTCATCGATACGGAGATGGCTTCAAGTGGAATGCCGTCGAAGAGGATCTTCATGTCCTCGACGCTGTCAATCGCCACACCCGCCTTGCCGACATCGCCCTCGACGCGCGGATGATCCGAGTCATAACCGCGATGGGTGGCTAGATCGAAGGCGACGGAGACGCCCTGCTGGCCGGCGGCAAGCGCCTTGCGGTAGAAGGCATTGCTCTCCTCCGCTGTCGAAAAACCGGCATATTGCCGGATCGTCCATGGACGGCCGGCATACATGGTCGCGCGGGGACCACGGGTGAAGGGGGCAAAGCCCGGCAGGCTGTCGAGATGGTCGATGCCGGTGATGTCCTCTGCCGTATAAAGCGGCTTCACCGGAATGCCCTCGGGCGTCTCCCAGACAAGGCTGTCGGCTGGACGCTTCAATTCCTTCTCGGCAAGCGCCTGCCAGTCGGCGATGGTTTTCTTGGTCATCCGGTCTTCTCCCTGCTCCGCACGGACTGCGGGCCGACGACTAGTATTCCTGTTTGCCCCTCACCCTGCCCTCTCCCCGCAAGCGGGGAGAGGGAGGAGCAAGCGGTGCCATCTCAGCCTTCTCCCCGTTCACGGGGAGAAGGTGCCGGCAGGCGGATGAGGGGCAGTCTCCTGAGGGGAGATGGCTACCCCTCGAACTCCATAATCAACTCATCGACCGCGAGGCTCTGGCCCGGCTTGACGACGATCTTCTTCACGGTGCCGCGGCGCTCGGCCTTCAGGATGTTTTCCATCTTCATCGCCTCGACGGTGGCGAGCGCCTGGCCTGCCTCGACGGTCTCGCCTTCCTTGACAGCGACACCGGTGATGACACCCGGCATGGGGCAGAGCAGCATCTTGGACGTATCCGGCGGCAGCTTTTCCGGCATCAGCTTGGCGAGGGCTGCCACACGTGGCGAGCGGACGCGGGCGGTGACATCCATGCCGCGCCAGCGCAGCCGGATGGCGGGGCCCTTTAGGTCGACCTTCACTGCCAGCGTCTCGCCGCCGATGTCGACATGGGCGAGTGTCTGACCCGGCTGCCAGCCGGTGGCGATCACGAACTCATTGCCGGCCTCGAAGGCGATGCGCGTGTTGCCGGTGCCTTCGGTGACGGCCAGCGCATGGTCGCCACCTGCCAGATTGACGACCCAGTCCTTGCCGAGCTTGCGGGTATGATTGCCAATGGCGCCGGAGATCTGGATCGCGCGCGCCTGCAGGCGGTGGTTGATGACGGTGGCGATGGCGGCGAGCTTTTCCGCCGAGGCCGCATCTGGCGTTACGCCGGTGAAGCCGTCCTTGAACTCTTCGGCGATATAGGCCGTGGTGATCTTGCCGGAGCGGAAACGGTCCTGGTTCATCACGGCCGAGAGGAAGGGCAGGTTGTGGCCGATGCCTTCGACTTCGAAACTGTCGAGCGCCTCCGACATCGCGTCAATTGCAGTGAGACGATCGGGGGCCCAGGTGCAGAGCTTGGCGATCATCGGGTCGTAATACATCGAAATCTCGCCGCCTTCGAAGACGCCGGTGTCGTTGCGAACAACGGTGCCTTCAGCGCTCGTTCCCTCTGCCGGCGGGCGGTAGCGGGAGAGGCGACCGATCGAGGGCAGGAAGTTGCGATAGGGGTCTTCGGCGTAAAGCCGGCTTTCGATCGCCCAGCCGTTCAGCTTCACGTCGTCCTGGCCGAATGAGAGCTTCTCGCCCGCCGCGACACGGATCATCTGCTCGACGAGATCAAGGCCGGTCACCAGTTCAGTGACGGGATGCTCGACCTGCAGGCGGGTGTTCATCTCGAGGAAGTAGAACTTGTTCTGCTTGCCATCGACGATGAACTCGACAGTGCCGGCGGAGTGATAGCCGACGGCCTTTGCCAGTGCCACGGCCTGTTCGCCCATGGCCTTGCGGGTGGCGGCATCGAGGAAGGGCGAGGGAGCCTCTTCGATAACCTTCTGGTTTCGCCGCTGGATCGAGCATTCGCGCTCGCCGAGATAAAGCACGGTGCCGTGTTTGTCGCCGAGCACCTGGATCTCGATATGGCGCGGTTCGGTGACGAATTTTTCGATGAAGATGCGGTCGTCGCCGAAGGAATTCTTCGCCTCGTTCTTCGACGACTGGAAACCTTCGCGGGCCTCTTCGGCATTCCAGGCGATGCGCATACCCTTGCCGCCGCCGCCGGCAGAGGCCTTGATCATGACGGGATAACCGATCTGATCGGAGATCTTCACTGCCTCGTCGGCATCGGCAATGAGGCCCATATGACCCGGAACCGTTGAGACGCCGGCTTCTGCTGCCAGCTTCTTCGAGGTGATCTTGTCGCCCATGGCCTGGATCGCGCCAACCGGTGGGCCGATGAAGGTGACGCCTGCCTTTTCCAGCGCTTCGGCAAAGGCGGCGTTTTCCGAGAGGAAGCCGTAGCCGGGATGAACCGCATCGGCGCCGGTCTGCCTGATGGCATCGAGGATCTTGTCGATGACGATATAGGACTGGTTCGACGGCGCCGGGCCAATATGCACCGCCTCATCGGCCATCGCGACATGCAGCGCATTGCGGTCGGCATCGGAATAGACGGCGACCGTCTTGATGCCGAGCTTCTTCGCGGTCTTGATGACCCGGCAGGCAATTTCGCCACGGTTGGCGATGAGGATTTTCTGGATCATTTATGTTCTCTCCCTGCCGTTTATCATCCGGACACAGCCGCCAGACGCTCAAGCGCTATATCTGCCGACTATTCCTGCACCTTCTTCTTCAAGCCCTTGGCCACGCTCTGCTCGTTCTTCACCTCGCCGAAGGCTTCCGGAAAATTCTTTCGGGCTAGCGCTTCGTTGATCTTCAGCTTGGCGAAATAGGATTGTGGATCAAAGCCGCGTTCGGCGGCGATGACTTCGCGGCCGAAGAGGCGGCAGAGGCGTTCGCCGTCGAGATTACCGCGCTCGAAGGGTTCGGTGCCGAAAAACTGCCAGAGCGCCTGCATGAAGCCGAGGTCGGCGAGTGCCACCGTCTGGTCCATGGTGCGGTGGCGCGGCCAGTTGGTGACGGGCGTGACCTTCGGGTTTGGCCGGCGGATCGTGTATTGCCATTGCGTTCCGGGCAATCCCAAGGGAAAGCCCTGATGTTTCGGCATGAGCGGATCTTTTGCCATTGTCTTAAACCTCGAACACGTCTTCGAAGGATTCCGGGAAGCTCTTGCGCGCCACCCTCTCGTTTATGACAAGCATTTCGTCATAGGAATGAGGGTCGAAGTCCTTGTTCACGGCCACGACCTCGCGACCAAACAACAGGCTGAGGCGGGCTGCATCGAGATTGCCGCGGACGAATGGTTCTGCCCCGAACTGGTGCCAGAGCGCATGCAGAAAGGCAGCGTCGATCCGGTGCTCCTTCGTCCCTGGCCGCGCCTTGCGCGGCAGGGTCTTGATCGGGGTGACACCCTTGTCATTGGCGCGGCGAATGGTGAACTGCACACCGGTCCCCGGCATGCCGGATGGAAAACCCCGATGTTTGATCATGTCGGGCGCTTTGCTCATGGTTTTCTCCTCACGCCTGACCGGCCAGTTTGTCCTGCGTCTTCGTGTCGAAGTCGGAGGCATCGTGGCGTTCATGCAGCTGTTCGGAGAGCGGGCCGGAGGTCTTGTTGACGATCGCGCCGCGCTTCACACCCGGGCGGGCTGCGAGCTGTTTCGTCCAGCGTTGGACATGTTCGTATTCGTCGACCGACAGAAAAGTGCCGGCATCGTCATAGGCGCCGTGCAGAGCGAGACGTCCATACCAGGGCCAGATGGCCATATCGGCGATCGTGTAATCCTTGCCGGCCATGAACTCGTTGTTGGCGAGGTGGCGGTTCAGCACATCCATCTGGCGCTTCACCTCCATGGCGTAGCGGTCGATGGCATATTGGATCTTCATCGGCGCATAGGTGTAGAAATGGCCAAAGCCGCCGCCGAGGAAGGGGGCGGAGCCCATCTGCCAGAACAGCCAGTTCAGCGTCTCGGCCCGGGCGCGGGTCTCGGTCGGCAGGAAGGCGCCGAATTTCTCCGCGAGGTAGGTCATGATCGAGGCTGACTCGAACAGTCGGATCGGCTCTCCGCCATCGACAGGCTGATGGTCCATCAAGGCCGGGATCTTGGAATTCGGGTTAACCTCGACAAAGCCCGAGGAAAACTGGTCGCCATTGCCGATATTGATCAGCCAGGCATCGTATTCAGCACCTTCATGGCCTGATGCCAGCAGCTCCTCGAGCAGGATCGTCACCTTCTGGCCGTTCGGCGTGCCGAGCGAATAGAGCTGCAGCGGATGCTTGCCGACCGGGCGTTCCTTGTCATGCGTCGCGCCTGAAATCGGGCGGTTGATGCTGGCAAAGGCGCCGCCATTGCCGGGCTCCCAGGTCCAGACCTTCGGCGGCTGATAGCCGGCAGGCAGGTTCTTCTCGGGCGGGAATTTTGTCTCGGTCATGAAATCGGGTCCTTTCTCGGTGATGCGCCTCGGGCGCGCCGAGAGTTATATAGGCCTTCCGTGTCGTCCTTGCCCACTCTCAATCGGTCGTTACAACGGGATCGTGTCGTGCTTCTTCCAATGGGTGCCGACCTGCTTGTTGCGGAGGCTGGCAAAGGCCTTGGCAATGCGGCGGCGGGAGGAATGCGGCATGATCACTTCGTCGATGAAGCCGCGTTCGGCCGCCTTGAAGGGATTGGCGAAGTTGACTTCGTATTCCCTAGTTCGCGCCGCGATCTTCTCGGCATCGCCGAGTTCCGAGCGGTAGAGGATTTCGGTGGCCCCCTTGGCGCCCATCACGGCGATTTCGGCAGTCGGCCAGGCATAGTTGATATCGGCGCCGATATGTTTGGAAGCCATGACGTCATAGGCACCGCCATAGGCCTTGCGGGTGATGAGGGTCACCATCGGCACGGTTGCCTGGCTATAGGCGAACAAGAGTTTTGCGCCATGCTTGATGACGCCGCCATATTCCTGGGCGGTGCCGGGCAGGAAGCCGGGCACGTCGACCAGCGTCAGGATCGGGATCGAGAAGGCATCGCAGAAGCGGACGAAGCGCGCAGCCTTGCGCGATGAATCGATGTCCAGGCAGCCGGCGAGCACCATGGGCTGGTTGGCGACGACGCCGACCGTCTGGCCCTCCATGCGGATGAAGCCGGTGATGATGTTCTTCGCAAAGGCCTCCTGGATCTCGAAGAAATCGCCCTCGTCGGCCAGCGCGTAGATCAGCTCCTTCATGTCGTAGGGCTTGTTGGAGCTATCGGGGATCAGCGTGTCCAACCGCATCTCGATGCGGGCGGGATCATCATGGAAGGGGCGGACCGGCGGCTTTTCGCGGTTGTTGAGCGGCAGGAAGTCGAAAAGCAGGCGAACCTGTTCCAGCGCCTCCACGTCGTTTTCATAGGCGCCATCGGCGACGGAGGATTTTTTCGTGTGGGTGGAGGCGCCGCCCAGTTCTTCCGCCGTGACGATCTCGTTGGTGACGGTCTTCACCACGTCGGGGCCGGTGACGAACATGTAGGAGCTGTCCCGCACCATGAAGATGAAATCGGTCATGGCGGGCGAATAGACGGCACCGCCGGCACAGGGGCCCATGATCACGGAGATCTGCGGGATGACGCCTGATGCATCGACATTGCGCTTGAAGACATCGGCATAACCGGCCAGCGAGGCCACACCTTCCTGGATGCGGGCGCCGCCGGAATCATTCAGGCCGATGACTGGCGCGCCTGTTTTCATCGCCATGTCCATGATCTTGCAGATCTTCTGGGCATGGGTTTCCGACAGCGAGCCGCCGAGCACAGTGAAATCTTGGGAGAAGACATAGACCTGGCGGCCGTTGATCGTGCCCCAGCCGGTGACGACGCCATCGCCCGGCACCTTTTGGGTCTCCATGCCGAAATCCACGCAACGGTGCGTGACATACATGTCGTATTCTTCGAACGAGCCTTCGTCGAGCAGGACCTCGATGCGCTCGCGGGCGGTCAGCTTGCCCTTGCCGTGCTGGGCGGCAATGCGCTTTTCGCCGCCGCCGAGGCGGGCCTCCGCGCGTCGCGCTTCGAGCTGGTCCAGGATCGTCGACATGCTTCCTCCCGAATGGTCTTCTGGCTCTTAAGCCTTGCTGTGACACCTATTCCACTGTGCCGCAGAAGAAAACAGTTGAACAGGTGCATCTGTGGATTTATGAATTTGCAAAGTGAAAATTGCGAATTTGCGAAATGGCCATCGGAAAACTCTTCATCGGCCGCAAGGTCCGCGACATCCGCCAGTCCAACGGCGCCACCCAGGCGCAGTTTGCCGATATGGTCGGCATTTCCACCAGCTATCTCAACCAGATTGAAAACAATCAGCGCCCGGTCTCGGCCTCGGTGCTGCTGTCGCTGGCGGAAAAGTTCGGCATTGATATCACCGAGCTTTCCTCCGGCCAGAACGACCGGCTGATGTCGGCGCTGACGGAGGCGCTCTCCGATCCGTTGTTCGAGACCTATTCGCCGAGCCTGCAGGAGCTTAAGCTCGTCACCCAGAATGCACCGGGTTTTGCCCATGCGCTGATTGCAGCCCACCAGGCTTACAGGCGCGGCAACGAGCAGCTGGCCAGCCTCGACGATCGGCTGGGGGCAGCACCCAGCCAGGAGGTGACGCCTTACGACGAGGTGCGCGACTTCTTCCACTTCGTCGACAACTATATCCACGATCTCGACCTTGCCGCCGAGCAACTGGCGACGGAACTGAAGCTCGGGGAGGGGGAGAATTACGCGGCCCTTTCAGGCCATCTCGAGGCGAAACATGGCGTGCGCGTCTTGCGCGGCGAGGCGGGCGATGAGGCCATCCGCCGCTTCGATCCGGTGGGGCGGATCCTGACCGTCAGCCGCTATGCCTCGGCCCCCACCCGCGATTTCCAGATTGCCATCCAGATCGCCCAGCTCGCCGCCGCCACCAAGATCGACCAGGTGCTGAAACAGGCGAATTTCCGCAGCGAAGAGGCGGTCGAGATCTGTCGCATGGGGCTCTACAACTATTTCGCCGGTGCGCTGATCCTGCCCTATCGCAGCTTCCTCACCGCGGCGCGGGATCTCCGCCACGACATCGAACTGCTCGCCGCCCGTTTCGAGGCCTCGCTCGAACAGGTCTGCCACCGCCTCTCGACCTTGCAGCGACCGGGCCTCAAGGGCGTGCCGATCTTCTTTGCCCGCATCGACCGGGCCGGCAATATCACCAAGCGGCATAGTGCGGCCCGCCTGCAATTTGCCCGCTTTGGTGCTGCCTGTCCGCTGTGGAATGCGCATCAGGCCTTCGAGACGCCGGGCCGGATCATCCGTCAGACGGCGGAAACGCCCGATGGCGTGCGCTATCTCTGCATCGCGACGCAAGTTTCAAAAGGCTCCGCCGGCTTCCGCGCCGCCAATCCGCGCTATGCCTTGGCGCTTGGCTGCGAGATCTCCTATGCCGGCGCCTTCGTCTATGCCGACGACCTCGACCTCTCCAACCGCGGCGCGTTTGACCCGATCGGCATTTCCTGCCGCATCTGCGAGCGCGTCAAATGCACCAGCCGCGCCGTGCCGCCGCTGAAAAGGAAGCTTGTGGTGGATCATCGGGTGCGGAACCCGATGCCGTATGAGATTGAGTGAGGGGTATCTTTCTCGTTGGGGCAGGGCGCATCGTTGGCTGCATTCGGCCCAAAACCGACGACCAGCATCAGCGGATTGCCTCGGTTCGGCTTCACCGAACCAGCTGTCAGCGCTTGCTACAGCCTTGCCGGCGGGAGCAGATGCCCCCGAGACGCACTGCCCAAATCAACCGTCATTTGACTTTGGTTCGATGTCGCACTACATAGTTCGATATCGAACCAAAGGGGATGGCGATGAACCTGACACGGCGCAAGATGATTTTCCTTGTTGGCGGCGGGGCTGTTCTGGCAGCCGGCGGTGCCTTCGGATACGCGGCGACACGCATGCCGCAAACGGCTTACCTTCCCTGGGAGCTCGCGGGCAGCTATGAGGACCCGCGGATGCGGGCCCTGTCATGGGCGCTCCTGGCCCCGAACCCGCACAATCGCCAGCCGTGGCTGGCGGATGTGTCCGAGGACGGCGTTATCACGCTGCATGCGGACACTGACCGCCTCTTGCCACACACCGATCCCTTCAACCGACAGATCGTGATCGGGCTGGGGTGTTTTCTGGAAGTCCTGCGCATGGCCGCAGCAGAAGATGGCTACCGCGCCGCCATGACGCTCTTCCCGCTCGGCAGCAGCGCCACGGCCCTCGACCGACGCCCCATCGCGCGCATCACCCTCACAGCTGATCCGACGGTTGCGCGCGATCCCCTATTCGCACTGGTGCCGGCCCGGCGCTCCAACAAGGAACCGTTCGACATGAGCCGCCCGCTCGCACCCGACATGCTTGCGCAGATGGCTGCGGCAGCCAGCAACGGCACGCGGTTCGGAGGCACTATTGACCCGGCGGAAACGGCCAAATTGCGCGCGTTGACGCGCGAAGCGCTGCGAATCGAGGTCGAGACGCCGCACACCTATCAGGAGAGCGTCGATCTCTTCCGTATCGGACGCCGGGAAGTGGATGCCAACC
Encoded here:
- a CDS encoding Acg family FMN-binding oxidoreductase, with the protein product MNLTRRKMIFLVGGGAVLAAGGAFGYAATRMPQTAYLPWELAGSYEDPRMRALSWALLAPNPHNRQPWLADVSEDGVITLHADTDRLLPHTDPFNRQIVIGLGCFLEVLRMAAAEDGYRAAMTLFPLGSSATALDRRPIARITLTADPTVARDPLFALVPARRSNKEPFDMSRPLAPDMLAQMAAAASNGTRFGGTIDPAETAKLRALTREALRIEVETPHTYQESVDLFRIGRREVDANPDGIDFSGPMFETMHLTGMFSREIAADPTSFAFKSGMDAIYANADTAMGHVWLVAADNSRETQIATGADWLRVNLAATDLGLGFQPLSQALQEFPEMAGPYGQVHERLAPDGGTVQMLSRIGYGPAAGNSPRWPLESRIMNV